The genomic DNA tcaatttgtattcaatattcattcatctTCTTAACCTCACTGTTAATCGTTTTTTCCTTTATTGTTTCAATTATTGATTGATCTACTATTAGGTTAATTGGAGATTTGGGGGTTTTAGTttccttttgttaatttgatgttaaaagtTTAAATTATCCCTTTTAGACTTCATTTAATGACTTATTTAGGGAAATTTAagattttagttttgtttttttttggttacaagatTTTAGTTTTGTTTGATCAAcagatttgttaattttagattgtttttttggtacaaaattttatattttatttatgcagGTTATATCCATCTCGCAGTTTTTAGTCAATAATCATAGTGAATTCAACTGTATATAAGATATATGCAATATATGCACTGATACAATTATTATATGTACACTAGTTTTAGCATTGATTACTATACATAGAACTGAAAGAATATGAAATGTTCAGTTTAGTTCTTTACTCAATCTTCTGCTTGACGAAACCATGCTATTCGTTTTTGTAGAGGACAAgatgaagtgaagttcaatgtGAGGTCAAGAAGTCCAGGTCCTGCGTCAAGAGGACCTACCAGCCCTACTTCGCCTCTTCATCCAAACGCATCAAGAGGACCCACTAGCCCTACATCACCTCTTCATCCAGCCGCGTCAAGAGGTCCCACTAGCCCCACATCACCTCTTCATCCAAATGCGACGAGAGGACCGACCAGCCCTACATCACCTCTTCATCCAAATGCGACGAGAGGACCGACTAGCCCTACATCACCTCTTCATCCAAATGCGACGAGAGGACCTACTAGCCCTACATCACCTCTTCATCCAAGGTTGCAGGGTTTGAATCTTGATTCACCTACGGGAAAGCAAGACGACGGAAGGAGTCAATGTCACCCATTGCCTCTTCCACCAGGATCTCCAACTAGTCCTTCTTCCGCTCTTTCCAACACACGGTCACCGTTCGAAAACAGTAGCCCTAACCTCTCCAAGTGGAAGAAAGGAAAGCTTCTTGGCCGGGGAACATTTGGGCATGTTTATCTTGGATTCAATAGGtaataatattgttattatttttagtctTCTAACGATCGGAATTCATTATCAATACTCTTTTGGGGCAATGTCAAACAGCTTTTTCTCATGTATTTGTATCTTTCATTCCGGGGATGTCTTAAGACAGAATTGTGGTTTCTGCTCTTGTCCTTCTAAATACGAAAATGCCACTTGTTAGCTGTTACTGCCAATAGAAAATTGATGTTATATGGCTATCATAATTACTTCATAGCCTTGTTTTAGTCTCTCCCCAAATGTCAATATCTTGACAAATTACTGAGACATTTGTTATTCTAATTTTATGCATCATAGTGAAAATGGACAAATGTGTGCAATAAAAGAAGTCAGGGTTGGCTGTGACgatcaaaattcaaaagagTGCCTCAAACAACTTCACCAGGtaattatagtatttttatgAACATTTATACATGATGCATCAGCACATATAATTATACTATTGCAGTTTATCTTTGTACagttgcattgaactttaaTAAGTTcaaatgtaattttgttttccGTAAGGTATGACACATTCTCCATTTGATTGCAGGAGATAGATTTGCTTAATCAGCTTTCGCACCCAAATATTGTTCAATACCTCGGGAGTGAACTGGTATGCTAGTATATTCCAAGTTTAGAATCGTTTAAGCCAAGTATATACTTATTGTTGCTTTGTGCACACTAGAAGAGAAACTGAATAATGACCGTAGTCATGTGTTTATCTAATATACATGCCATGTTTTCAGGGAGAGGAGTCACTTTCTGTTTATTTGGAATATGTCTCTGGTGGTTCTATCCATAAATTACTTCAGGAATATGGCCCATTCAAGGAGCCTGTTATCCAAAACTACACCAGGCAGATTGTCTCTGGACTTGCCTATCTACATGGGAGAAATACAGTACACAGGTAATTTGGTTATTCCTGCTCAATTTATAATGTGGCATTTAAGCAACTTCAATTCTCATTTAATTtatcatgttttcattttggcaGGGATATCAAAGGGGCTAACATACTAGTTGATCCTAATGGTGAAATCAAACTAGCAGACTTTGGAATGGCTAAACATGTAAGTTCGTCTGATTCTGCAAACAACAAATTGCTTCTAGCTCACTTCAAAAGTAATTGGCATTTATTGTTTCTGGCACAGAAATATAGTTTAACCACCCCCATGATGTAGAATTAGTTGAGAGTTGTTGAACAACACACTCTCTTGCTCAAGGTTAAAAAGTTGCAATTCTACTAATTCTGAGAAGATATCTCCCTCTCTCTCATGGATGCACATGGCTGACATGAGAGTAAGCACACTTACGACTCGCACATATGATGGATGCATGCATTGCAATTACACGAAATCCCTCCCTCttcagtgttttttttttttttttctctctctctctctataataGGATTTTAATGGTATGAAGAAAAAGTAATCTGGATCACTTaagtaaataatttatgtttagatTGATTTCCGAGTTATGGTGAATTTtctgagattttatttttctggaACAGATAACTTCTGCTGCCTCAATGCTTTCATTCAAAGGAAGTCCGTACTGGATGGCACCTgaggtgagttttttttttctttcttccattCTTGAATCACGAAATATCTTTCCAAGTAAGCATATTCTTCCCTCTTCTATCTCACCATAACAATTGTATTGTATTCAAATGTTGTCTTTCTTAGGTTGTAATGAACACAAATGGATATAGCCTTCCGGTTGATATATGGAGCTTGGGTTGCACACTTATTGAGATGGCAGCGTCAAAGCCTCCGTGGAGTCAGTATGAAGGGGTAAGATTGGATATTTCAAAGCTAACCCTCGTGTGTATGATCCTGTTTGATGATTATGATagaccaatatttttttttttttttttttttatgttgtattGACAGGTAGCTGCCATATTTAAAATTGGGAACAGCAAAGATATGCCTATAATTCCTGAGCATCTTTCAAATGATGCGAAGAATTTCATTATGTTATGTTTACAGCGAGACCCATCAGCTCGTCCAACAGCCCAAAAATTACTAGAGCACCCTTTCATTAGAGATCAATCAGCAACAAAAGCTGCAACCAGAGATGTTTCCTCTTACATGTTTGACGGAAGCCGAACACCGGTAAGTGTTTgccactattttttttctttgaaaatctgCATACTTTACTTTTTACATGCAAATTATGTTTATAAATAATCATTATAAATTATGATGAGAACCTCTCAGGACGGGAGCTTTGTAGCTGGATTGCACTTTCTTATTATTTGTGTCTGTTTGCAGCCTGTTTTAGAGCCTAATTCCAATCGAAGAAGTATAACTTCATTTGATGGAGACTATGCAACAAAGTCAGCTATTGCAGCTCCACGTACAACAAGGAGTCCAAGGTAAAATATCCAGATGATGTTGAATATAACTAAGGCATTAGTTTGCATTTCAATATATACTTCATGTTTGTAGTATTTAGACTAACATATTTTGTAATTCCCTTGTTTAGAGATCACTCAAGAACGATCACATCTTTACCGGTATCTCCCTCTTCAAGTCCATTGCGACAATATGGACAGGAACATAGGAGTTGTTTCTATTCTCCTCCTCATCCATCTTACACAATTTTGGGACAAAATAGTTACACCTTGAATGATACACCCTCTTATCCAGTGAGATCGAATGCACCGTTTACTCTTGATCCTTGGCATGAAACATCTAGATACAAAGCCCATACACCACCTGGTGGATCTCCAAGAATGAGATTCATTTGAGTTGATTGTAAATACATCCAGGTTTTCCTAGCATGCTCTGTTGTATGTGGTTGCACTTCAATTTGTACTCTGAAGCACAAACTCCTGCCCAAAAGATTTTGGTCTATTCCTTATACATTGGAACCAGATCACATAAGAAATGAGGGGGCCTAAGCTCTCGGTGCATTGGACTGGGGAGACCTTGTTGTTTGTATCAATTTCTTGATTACTGTATAGGAAATGTACTTTGTGTTTGTAGTAACTTTTATGTTGTATATTGTTAGTCAATGacagaaaagaagaaaaaaaaattcacacccacttttttcattttatatcaGGATTCTACTTGAGTGGATACGTGTATGGTTTGGTGTCAAGACATTATCACATGAGAGTGAACAAAATTGACTTGATAGAGCCATTGTACCGAATGTCCTAAATATCTGAGTAAATTGTGGTTTTAATTATATGCATTATAGTTaaggttattatttttatttaattgtacAGTCACACAGTATGTAGCAGTGTATGTGGTCTGAATGCAAGTTGAAGTAGACTTTATTATTGTTTCAATAAGTTCATAAAGAAGTCCTACTGTACCTTTCCGCCGACAGAACAAACAAAAACTTTGTCCTTATCATCCAGAAAAAGTCCCCAAACGGATCATTTGTCCTCGGTGAGCACCAGTTTGCCAGGGCGCAGCCAATTCAGCTTCGGGGAACAGGTTGGATGATAGAACACGTTGGTTTTCCCCTAGTTTTACCCCTTGCAGCCTGACCCAACACTCTTTTCCACCGCGACTTTGGAGgggaagaagagaaaaatatagagaaatgCTAGGGTCACATCCACTGACATACTATTTTAACACATTCAAATGATAATTAGCCACATCACCCACTTATTTTAATTCCTTGACACGTTagttaaatgttatttttttatttatttttattttactggaACACATCCTTCTCGTTGAACTTCAAGCTCAttcctcttctccttctcttctcttcatgTCCACcgctcctttttttttcttctttttttctttttccgtgTCAAGTTTTGTTGTCATTTTCgtcaatctctctctctctctctctctctctctctctctctctctccccctccctccctccctccctccctccctccctccctccctctctctctctctctctctctctcactcactcacacacacacacacaggtATGGTTGTGAGCTATGAATATCTCAAATAAATCTTCACACCCTCTAATATATATGGTTGTCGTAGTAATTGGTTCTTAAATAAGATTTGTCCAAGTGAGatcaatttttattgattttgttgggGTGAAGATTTTACGATTCAGATTCagtaaaatttgatttgtttgattgaaaaaaaatctgaagaaTGCTTTTGTGCAGTGTATTGAAAGGGAAAACTTATATGAAGAAGACTTGGTCCCTGTTTGGTTTCACGGCCACCAACCGCAAACGCACGTTTACAGTCATCCACCGTGATTTGACTGAGATTGGGGTTGTTTGAATCTCAGCTATGTAAATGATTCTGAATCTTGAAATCGATTCTAGCTGAAGCATCATTTTGTACCTTTTGCGTTTCCCTTAAATCAATTCTAAAGTAACCTCAAGCAATATGTCAATTTTGCCCTCTTTAATAAAAGGAACTTTGCTGTGTATAGTGACGATCTCTTCCTTCCTTCAATTCATACACATCAGCTATCATGTCATTTTCGTATTGCAAGACAGTAAGTTTTTGTGTCAATGTTAGAGAAGATATGACTCCAAAGCCAaagaccccccccccccccccccttttttttgttcaaaaaatttgGAAGTCCTTATCGTTATCCCTTATTTAACGAATGGATCACccctttcatttatttaataaactaAACCAAAATAATTATAGATGTTGAATCACGAAAACATGGGAAAAGAAGCATAATAAAAAGTGTTTTtacgtccttaaaaaaatgcttttaggccccgtttggattggcttattttgagcttatgtgggcttatctactctcataagcctttttaaaggtgtttgggtaaataaataaaaatggtttATCATAgcttcataagctgcttatgccatatttcaataagcctaaattttcagcttaccctccggcttaacaaggagctgaTGAATTTATGtgacctccttcgattctctctagatccactttttcaaaacatatattttaattataattatcttTGACGGTGCAtaagtaacaaaattgctatatacttatcttactaaagtaacacacgtaactaagatttttattattaaattttgtgaaggaagatttttattattttttatacgtaacaaaatgaaactgaatagaaaaaacaaacttaacttgatattttttttaaggacaaatattgattatactatatatataattataattaatatattataatattttttacatcttgattaattttatcaaaaaaaatcttgatgattgtggttcgattctctgatttttttgttacattaaaaatatttaaaattttaataattgcTTATTAATGTCGCATCCAAACACTTCTATTTATGTAAGTACtaaacatatccaaacataaatagcttataaagtataagagcttatgatataagctctaatgctataagccctaatgctataagcatctatataagctgtttatccaaacgggaccttagtttttaattaaaattgggTTAATCTTTAGGTTATatttgtattaattatttttaagttgaaaaaaaattatttaaaaaatgatatacaaaattttaaatat from Medicago truncatula cultivar Jemalong A17 chromosome 8, MtrunA17r5.0-ANR, whole genome shotgun sequence includes the following:
- the LOC11436239 gene encoding mitogen-activated protein kinase kinase kinase 3, which encodes MPVWWSKKSSKNKQERNNINNEEEDDEEEQTRGGGVLQFNFMMKSPINAIRNNGDIKKKSNCNNKKKPKSFDEVFNRNSPRTSREFDGGAATEKQGVPLPLPVNSDQALGSFSVSGSSVSSSTSFDDHPISPHFISNNRGQDEVKFNVRSRSPGPASRGPTSPTSPLHPNASRGPTSPTSPLHPAASRGPTSPTSPLHPNATRGPTSPTSPLHPNATRGPTSPTSPLHPNATRGPTSPTSPLHPRLQGLNLDSPTGKQDDGRSQCHPLPLPPGSPTSPSSALSNTRSPFENSSPNLSKWKKGKLLGRGTFGHVYLGFNSENGQMCAIKEVRVGCDDQNSKECLKQLHQEIDLLNQLSHPNIVQYLGSELGEESLSVYLEYVSGGSIHKLLQEYGPFKEPVIQNYTRQIVSGLAYLHGRNTVHRDIKGANILVDPNGEIKLADFGMAKHITSAASMLSFKGSPYWMAPEVVMNTNGYSLPVDIWSLGCTLIEMAASKPPWSQYEGVAAIFKIGNSKDMPIIPEHLSNDAKNFIMLCLQRDPSARPTAQKLLEHPFIRDQSATKAATRDVSSYMFDGSRTPPVLEPNSNRRSITSFDGDYATKSAIAAPRTTRSPRDHSRTITSLPVSPSSSPLRQYGQEHRSCFYSPPHPSYTILGQNSYTLNDTPSYPVRSNAPFTLDPWHETSRYKAHTPPGGSPRMRFI